Proteins encoded within one genomic window of Anopheles gambiae chromosome 3, idAnoGambNW_F1_1, whole genome shotgun sequence:
- the LOC4578199 gene encoding cytochrome b5-related protein isoform X2: MKLAAKQTAYERNVMAESFEGKSSHISANQAAVPSYATDITHRYPTFRDEPFKTVHNWLDGKRYDDGAEGLWRINDDLYDLEDFAHTHPGGAEWIQLTKGTDITEAFETHHISRRAELMLPKFYVRRATQPRNCRLTFHDHGFYRTLKQRIREQLGRVNPAPKERSRQIVDGLIVCVMLTAYLAVRLESFAFGIVCAICVNATVIAAHNFLHQRDNWRMYAFNIAFLSYREWRVSHAISHHLFPNSVLDMEISSFEPFLCYLPWADLKNSFQRYGSWFYGPFIYGSIFLSEYLKRLMDSFSQGKNRFHLDDLIPFLLPAFMYATNPERIGVIFQLWLFVVLMASFFFGLIGLSAGHHHPKALHSGDLFPNDMDFGLYQMATIVERRGVEGSLLKVLTTFGDHYLHHLFPTLDHAILPQLNDVFLATCEEFGAGKRLSSWFSQYIAQNLQLARVQPKQYQPEMMANRGKTKHDQRA; the protein is encoded by the exons ATGAAATTGGCGGCCAAACAG ACAGCCTATGAACGCAACGTCATGGCCGAAAGTTTTGAAGGAAAGTCATCCCATATATCAGCGAACCAAGCGGCCGTGCCATCGTACGCAACGGACATAACGCATCGTTATCCGACGTTTCGTGACGAACCGTTCAAGACCGTGCACAATTGGCTGGACGGCAAGAGGTACGACGATGGTGCCGAGGGCCTGTGGCGAATAAATGACGATCTGTACGATCTTGAAGATTTTGCCCATACGCATCCAGGAGGCGCTGAGTGGATCCAACTAACCaag GGTACGGATATTACAGAGGCGTTCGAAACGCATCACATCAGTCGCCGGGCAGAGCTAATGCTACCGAAGTTCTACGTCCGGCGGGCCACACAACCACGCAATTGTAGGCTAACGTTTCACGATCATGGATTCTATCGAACCCTCAAGCAGCGTATCAGGGAACAGTTGGGCCGCGTGAATCCCGCGCCAAAGGAACGCTCGCGCCAGATAGTGGATGGACTGATAGTGTGCGTGATGCTGACCGCCTACCTAGCCGTCAGGCTAGAAAGTTTCGCCTTTGGAATAGTTTGCGCCATCTGCGTAAACGCAACCGTAATTGCGGCGCACAATTTTCTACACCAGCGAGATAACTGGCGCATGTACGCGTTTAACATTGCGTTTCTTAGCTATCG GGAGTGGCGTGTATCGCACGCCATTTCTCACCACCTGTTCCCGAATTCAGTGCTCGATATGGAAATTTCGTCGTTCGAGCCCTTCCTGTGCTATCTACCGTGGGCGGATCTTAAGAACAGCTTCCAGCGGTACGGTTCCTGGTTCTATGGGCCATTTATATACGGCTCGATCTTTCTGAGCGAGTACCTCAAGCGGTTGATGGATAGCTTCAGCCAAGGGAAGAACCGGTTTCATCTGGACGATCTAATTCCTTTCCTGCTGCCCGCCTTTATGTACGCCACCAATCCGGAGCGCATCGGTGTAATTTTCCAACTGTGGCTGTTTGTGGTGTTGATGGCCAGCTTCTTCTTTGGGCTTATTGGACTGAGCGCTGGCCATCATCATCCGAAAGCACTGCATTCCGGCGATTTATTTCC TAatgacatggattttggacTTTACCAGATGGCCACAATTGTAGAGCGAAGAGGTGTGGAGGGATCGTTGTTGAAAGTGTTAACCACCTTCGGTGATCACTATTTGCATCATCTCTTTCCGACACTCGATCATGCGATCTTGCCACAGCTGAATGATGTGTTTCTGGCTACGTGTGAAGAGTTTGGTGCGGGCAAACGGCTCAGTTCGTGGTTTTCGCAGTATATTGCACAAAATTTACAACTAGCTCGTGTGCAGCCCAAACAATATCAGCCAGAAATGATGGCTAATAGGGGAAAGACTAAACATGATCAGCGTGCATAG
- the LOC4578199 gene encoding cytochrome b5-related protein isoform X3 — MAESFEGKSSHISANQAAVPSYATDITHRYPTFRDEPFKTVHNWLDGKRYDDGAEGLWRINDDLYDLEDFAHTHPGGAEWIQLTKGTDITEAFETHHISRRAELMLPKFYVRRATQPRNCRLTFHDHGFYRTLKQRIREQLGRVNPAPKERSRQIVDGLIVCVMLTAYLAVRLESFAFGIVCAICVNATVIAAHNFLHQRDNWRMYAFNIAFLSYREWRVSHAISHHLFPNSVLDMEISSFEPFLCYLPWADLKNSFQRYGSWFYGPFIYGSIFLSEYLKRLMDSFSQGKNRFHLDDLIPFLLPAFMYATNPERIGVIFQLWLFVVLMASFFFGLIGLSAGHHHPKALHSGDLFPNDMDFGLYQMATIVERRGVEGSLLKVLTTFGDHYLHHLFPTLDHAILPQLNDVFLATCEEFGAGKRLSSWFSQYIAQNLQLARVQPKQYQPEMMANRGKTKHDQRA; from the exons ATGGCCGAAAGTTTTGAAGGAAAGTCATCCCATATATCAGCGAACCAAGCGGCCGTGCCATCGTACGCAACGGACATAACGCATCGTTATCCGACGTTTCGTGACGAACCGTTCAAGACCGTGCACAATTGGCTGGACGGCAAGAGGTACGACGATGGTGCCGAGGGCCTGTGGCGAATAAATGACGATCTGTACGATCTTGAAGATTTTGCCCATACGCATCCAGGAGGCGCTGAGTGGATCCAACTAACCaag GGTACGGATATTACAGAGGCGTTCGAAACGCATCACATCAGTCGCCGGGCAGAGCTAATGCTACCGAAGTTCTACGTCCGGCGGGCCACACAACCACGCAATTGTAGGCTAACGTTTCACGATCATGGATTCTATCGAACCCTCAAGCAGCGTATCAGGGAACAGTTGGGCCGCGTGAATCCCGCGCCAAAGGAACGCTCGCGCCAGATAGTGGATGGACTGATAGTGTGCGTGATGCTGACCGCCTACCTAGCCGTCAGGCTAGAAAGTTTCGCCTTTGGAATAGTTTGCGCCATCTGCGTAAACGCAACCGTAATTGCGGCGCACAATTTTCTACACCAGCGAGATAACTGGCGCATGTACGCGTTTAACATTGCGTTTCTTAGCTATCG GGAGTGGCGTGTATCGCACGCCATTTCTCACCACCTGTTCCCGAATTCAGTGCTCGATATGGAAATTTCGTCGTTCGAGCCCTTCCTGTGCTATCTACCGTGGGCGGATCTTAAGAACAGCTTCCAGCGGTACGGTTCCTGGTTCTATGGGCCATTTATATACGGCTCGATCTTTCTGAGCGAGTACCTCAAGCGGTTGATGGATAGCTTCAGCCAAGGGAAGAACCGGTTTCATCTGGACGATCTAATTCCTTTCCTGCTGCCCGCCTTTATGTACGCCACCAATCCGGAGCGCATCGGTGTAATTTTCCAACTGTGGCTGTTTGTGGTGTTGATGGCCAGCTTCTTCTTTGGGCTTATTGGACTGAGCGCTGGCCATCATCATCCGAAAGCACTGCATTCCGGCGATTTATTTCC TAatgacatggattttggacTTTACCAGATGGCCACAATTGTAGAGCGAAGAGGTGTGGAGGGATCGTTGTTGAAAGTGTTAACCACCTTCGGTGATCACTATTTGCATCATCTCTTTCCGACACTCGATCATGCGATCTTGCCACAGCTGAATGATGTGTTTCTGGCTACGTGTGAAGAGTTTGGTGCGGGCAAACGGCTCAGTTCGTGGTTTTCGCAGTATATTGCACAAAATTTACAACTAGCTCGTGTGCAGCCCAAACAATATCAGCCAGAAATGATGGCTAATAGGGGAAAGACTAAACATGATCAGCGTGCATAG
- the LOC4578199 gene encoding cytochrome b5-related protein isoform X1: MASASKFTTAYERNVMAESFEGKSSHISANQAAVPSYATDITHRYPTFRDEPFKTVHNWLDGKRYDDGAEGLWRINDDLYDLEDFAHTHPGGAEWIQLTKGTDITEAFETHHISRRAELMLPKFYVRRATQPRNCRLTFHDHGFYRTLKQRIREQLGRVNPAPKERSRQIVDGLIVCVMLTAYLAVRLESFAFGIVCAICVNATVIAAHNFLHQRDNWRMYAFNIAFLSYREWRVSHAISHHLFPNSVLDMEISSFEPFLCYLPWADLKNSFQRYGSWFYGPFIYGSIFLSEYLKRLMDSFSQGKNRFHLDDLIPFLLPAFMYATNPERIGVIFQLWLFVVLMASFFFGLIGLSAGHHHPKALHSGDLFPNDMDFGLYQMATIVERRGVEGSLLKVLTTFGDHYLHHLFPTLDHAILPQLNDVFLATCEEFGAGKRLSSWFSQYIAQNLQLARVQPKQYQPEMMANRGKTKHDQRA; encoded by the exons ATGGCGTCAGCATCCAAGTTCACG ACAGCCTATGAACGCAACGTCATGGCCGAAAGTTTTGAAGGAAAGTCATCCCATATATCAGCGAACCAAGCGGCCGTGCCATCGTACGCAACGGACATAACGCATCGTTATCCGACGTTTCGTGACGAACCGTTCAAGACCGTGCACAATTGGCTGGACGGCAAGAGGTACGACGATGGTGCCGAGGGCCTGTGGCGAATAAATGACGATCTGTACGATCTTGAAGATTTTGCCCATACGCATCCAGGAGGCGCTGAGTGGATCCAACTAACCaag GGTACGGATATTACAGAGGCGTTCGAAACGCATCACATCAGTCGCCGGGCAGAGCTAATGCTACCGAAGTTCTACGTCCGGCGGGCCACACAACCACGCAATTGTAGGCTAACGTTTCACGATCATGGATTCTATCGAACCCTCAAGCAGCGTATCAGGGAACAGTTGGGCCGCGTGAATCCCGCGCCAAAGGAACGCTCGCGCCAGATAGTGGATGGACTGATAGTGTGCGTGATGCTGACCGCCTACCTAGCCGTCAGGCTAGAAAGTTTCGCCTTTGGAATAGTTTGCGCCATCTGCGTAAACGCAACCGTAATTGCGGCGCACAATTTTCTACACCAGCGAGATAACTGGCGCATGTACGCGTTTAACATTGCGTTTCTTAGCTATCG GGAGTGGCGTGTATCGCACGCCATTTCTCACCACCTGTTCCCGAATTCAGTGCTCGATATGGAAATTTCGTCGTTCGAGCCCTTCCTGTGCTATCTACCGTGGGCGGATCTTAAGAACAGCTTCCAGCGGTACGGTTCCTGGTTCTATGGGCCATTTATATACGGCTCGATCTTTCTGAGCGAGTACCTCAAGCGGTTGATGGATAGCTTCAGCCAAGGGAAGAACCGGTTTCATCTGGACGATCTAATTCCTTTCCTGCTGCCCGCCTTTATGTACGCCACCAATCCGGAGCGCATCGGTGTAATTTTCCAACTGTGGCTGTTTGTGGTGTTGATGGCCAGCTTCTTCTTTGGGCTTATTGGACTGAGCGCTGGCCATCATCATCCGAAAGCACTGCATTCCGGCGATTTATTTCC TAatgacatggattttggacTTTACCAGATGGCCACAATTGTAGAGCGAAGAGGTGTGGAGGGATCGTTGTTGAAAGTGTTAACCACCTTCGGTGATCACTATTTGCATCATCTCTTTCCGACACTCGATCATGCGATCTTGCCACAGCTGAATGATGTGTTTCTGGCTACGTGTGAAGAGTTTGGTGCGGGCAAACGGCTCAGTTCGTGGTTTTCGCAGTATATTGCACAAAATTTACAACTAGCTCGTGTGCAGCCCAAACAATATCAGCCAGAAATGATGGCTAATAGGGGAAAGACTAAACATGATCAGCGTGCATAG
- the LOC1279569 gene encoding cytochrome b5-related protein gives MATNYITTISKKYPSFRDEPLKTVYRWLDGKRQDDGAEGLWRIHDTLYDFTDFIERHPGGPEWLRLTKGTDITEAFETHHVTVRAEGLLGKYKVREATTPRAVQLTFRDDGFYRTLKRRVRDKLKDIDYGPAQRSKLIIDSMLAAAFGLAFLAIRLHSYALATVSGLFVCWTMISAHNFFHQRDNWRMLAFNLAFSSYREWRISHALSHHNFPNSILDLEISYFEPFLCWLPNPSIKSSVKRIASWLYGPLVYSFLFYGEFVKRVIETYETGKNTFFLDDLVTLILPTFMYVVGATSLWEVIKMWLFIVLVASFLFGLIGLNAAHHHPKAVHDGDQIPADIDFAVYQMAAVIDRSDTKGSQFMVLTSFGDHCLHHLFPTLDHGILPQLYPVFFETCREFETVYRELPWLQQIIGQHKQLARVETMTYKPSEKFI, from the exons ATGGCGACCAATTACATCACGACCATATCAAAAAAGTACCCCTCCTTTCGAGATGAACCCTTAAAAACGGTCTACCGATGGTTGGACGGTAAGCGGCAGGACGATGGTGCGGAGGGGCTCTGGCGCATTCACGACACCCTGTACGACTTTACGGACTTTATCGAGCGTCATCCCGGTGGCCCTGAGTGGTTGCGCCTAACAAAGGGCACCGACATTACGGAAGCATTCGAAACGCACCACGTCACTGTGCGAGCGGAGGGCCTGCTGGGAAAGTACAAGGTGCGCGAGGCCACCACACCGCGAGCGGTTCAACTGACGTTCCGTGACGATGGGTTTTACCGGACGCTGAAGCGCCGAGTGCGCGACAAGCTGAAGGATATCGACTATGGTCCAGCGCAGCGATCGAAGCTAATCATCGACTCGATGCTGGCGGCTGCGTTCGGTCTTGCGTTTCTTGCCATCCGGCTGCACAGCTATGCACTCGCCACCGTTTCGGGACTGTTCGTTTGCTGGACAATGATAAGCGCTCACAACTTCTTCCACCAGCGGGACAATTGGCGCATGCTGGCGTTTAATTTGGCCTTCTCAAGCTATCG TGAGTGGCGTATTTCTCATGCGTTATCGCATCATAATTTCCCGAACTCCATATTGGATTTGGAAATTTCCTACTTTGAACCGTTTCTGTGCTGGTTGCCGAATCCGTCCATTAAGAGCTCGGTGAAACGAATCGCATCATGGCTGTATGGCCCGCTGGTTTATTCGTTCCTGTTTTACGGCGAATTTGTTAAGCGTGTGATAGAAACCTACGAAACGGGAAAGAACACCTTCTTCCTGGACGATTTAGTGACACTCATACTGCCGACGTTCATGTACGTGGTGGGTGCTACCAGCCTGTGGGAAGTGATCAAGATGTGGCTGTTCATCGTGCTTGTCGCTAGCTTCCTGTTTGGTTTGATCGGACTGAATGCGGCCCATCATCATCCGAAGGCCGTGCACGATGGAGATCAAATACC CGCCGACATTGATTTTGCCGTCTATCAGATGGCCGCCGTGATCGATCGGTCGGATACGAAAGGATCACAGTTCATGGTGCTGACCAGCTTTGGCGATCACTGTTTGCACCATCTCTTCCCAACGCTCGATCACGGCATATTGCCCCAGCTGTATCCGGTGTTTTTCGAAACGTGCCGTGAGTTTGAAACCGTCTACCGAGAACTACCTTGGCTGCAGCAGATCATAGGCCAGCATAAACAGCTGGCACGCGTCGAAACGATGACGTACAAACCGTCGGaaaaattcatttaa